In the genome of Chryseobacterium phocaeense, the window CAATCCGGACGAAAACACGTTTCTTCCCAAAAAATTCATCACGGAAATAGAATTAACCCCTTTTGCTAAAAAAAGAACCTCCAAGAGTATCATTGCGAAAAGAACAGTAGACTATTCCCAATATGACTTCAACAAGCCTCTTGACGATAAAGTATTTACCCGCAGACAGGAGGAATATGATGATAAATTTGTAGATAAAGATGATGCGTATTGGGTAAAGGCGAGACCTGACACTTTATCGAAATCTGAACGGGGCGTTTATGAAATGCTTGATAAGCTGCAGCAGACCCCCAAATTCAACCGTATCGTTAAAATCTACGAAACACTGGCATCAGGTTATTACAATGCCTTTAAAGGAATTGACATCGGTCCTATCTTCTCCATTTACGGAAAAAATGAAGTGGAAGGCGACAGGATAAGATTGGGAGCAAGATCCTATTTTGGGCAGAACGACCCATGGAGAGTGCAGTTTTACACCGCTTACGGATTCAAGGATCAACAGGTTAAATATGGAGCTGAAGCCAGATATATGTTCAACCGGGTGAACAGGTTTATGATTGGCGCAGGAACAAAAAGAGATATCGAACAGCTGGGTGTACAACTGACCACCGATGACGGGATTATGGCGCGAACTTTTGCTTCATCCACCCTTTTTGCAAGAGGAGAGAATGCATCTTTAAGTTCTATCAATAAAACGAATATTTTCGCATCTATTGAGCCATGGAAAAATTTCCAGGTAAGAGTAGACGGAACTTTACAGAGTATTAAGTCCGCCAATCCGGAAAAGTTCAGCCTGATGTATTACCGCAACGGTGATCTGAGAAAAACCCTTAATGATTCTCACGTTACGCTTAGCTTAATTGCAAGACCGGGAGCGAAATTCTCCCAAACCGGAGTAGACCGTTATGAGCACGGAACGCTGGCTCCAACCATCATTCTGAAATACACCAGAGGAATTGAAGGTCTTTTTAACGGTGATTTTAATTACAACAGGCTTCAGTTTATGTTCTATAAGCCGATACTGATCGGAAGTTGGGGAAAAACATTGGTTAGCTTTGAAGCTGGGAAAACTTTTGACACCGTTCCTCTAGCGTTGCAGAATGTGGTTCCTGGAAACCAGTCTTACAGTCTTGCCCAGAATACTTTTGCGCAGCTTAATTATTACGAATTTGTGGCGGATACTTATTCTACGCTACATCTGGAACATCATTTCAATGGAAAAATATTGTCATTTATTCCTCTAATCAAAAAGCTTAAACTCAGAGAAATTGCATTTATCAGAAGTGCGTACGGGACTTTAAGCGATGCTTCCAAAGCGATTAACGTGGACGGATTCAAATACTCTGCGCCAAGTGAGCAGATCTATTTTGAGTACGGATTCGGTATTGAAAATATCGGAATCGGAAATCTTAGGATATTCAGGGTAGATTTTAACTGGAGAGGAAACTATCTTGACCGGCCGGATATTTCAACATTCGGAGTGAAAGCCGGATTTCAGGTTGGATTCTAAATATAAAAGAGGCTGGATCAAAAATGATCCAGCCTCTTTCGTTCTCACCCCATACCATATTTCATTCTGTACAATTTTTTATAGTGAAAGTACAATTTTTCCAAATAAAGGGCGTTCCCGTTTTGAATCTTCCATTCTGTGATGGGCATCTCTGATGGCTTCAATAGGGTATACACTGTCTATCACCGGCTTTATATGTCCCGCTTCAATTAGTTCCGTAATATGATGGAGCTCATCCCTGCTTTGACGGGTAAAAACAAAATGGTAGGTAGCATTTCTTTCCCACGCGTGAATTAAGTTTTGTGGCCGTGCAATATCAACCAATGTTACAATCTGACCATAGCTTGCCAAGGCAAGAGGGCCATCTGCCAGCATGCTTCCTCCTATTGTATCTATAATTACATCCACCCCTCTTCCTTTTGTATGCGCTAAAACTTCTTCCATATAGTTTTTATTATGGTGATCAATAACAACATCCGCCCCAAGATCTCTGAGTTGATCATGTAAAACGCTTTGCGCTGTTGTGTATACAAAAGCTCCAAGAGATTTGGCAACCTGTATGGCGAGCGTTCCAACACCCCCGGCGCCTCCGGGAATAAGAATGGTATCCCCTTTTTTAAGCTTAGCCCGCACCACAAGCATCTCCCACACTGTTCCTCCAATCAGCGGAATAGCTGCCGCTTCCTCATAATTAAGATTCTCCGGCATTCGGGAAAGTGATGATTCGTCTGTCAGATGATACTCTGCATAGCTCCCGGAACTCCCAAAACGTGGAGAATAATAGACTTTGTCGCCGGGCCGCCACTTTTTTACGGCCTCACCTGTTGCTATAACCTCACCTGCAATGTCATGACCGGTTATAACAGGCAAATCAAATACCGCCGGATAATCTCCCCTTCTTACCTGATAGTCAAGGGGATTTACAGAAGTAGCCCTTACTTTCACGAGCACCTGGGATTGATCCGTTATAGAAGGAACAACCGCTTCGGTTAACTGAAGAACTTCCAGCCCTCCATAATTTTTGATTTCAATTGCTTTCATAATTCTGGATTTCGCTTATTTTCGAAATATTTAATTAAAAAAATTTAAAATGCCTTCTGAATGAGTTGATTGAGTGTATCAATCGCCCCTTCATTACGCTTGTAGTAGGTCCACTGCCCAGCTCTGGTCGCTTCAATAAGACCACATTTCTGCAGTGAGCTCAGATAATCGGATGTGGTGGATGGAGACAGACCTGCCTTTTTGGTAATGTCGCTTACACAGACTCCCAAGTTAGGATCATAATCCTCTAATTCCTCCGCAGGAAAATGGAGACGCGGTTCTTTAAGCCAGATCAGTATGTTGATCCGGGTTTGATTACTGAGCGCTTTAAAAACCATTATTAATTCCATGCTTCAAATATATCGATAATTTCCGAAATACCGAAACTATTTGGAATAAATAGCCACATTGGAAATTCATCACCATATGTTACTAAAAATCCCCAACTTCTGTTGAGGATCATTTTTCAATAACTTTATTTAATTAACAATCGCATGGATCCGGATCCATAATCATGTTTCTGCACATCAGTCTCTGCTGTGGCGTCCATGTACACCATTGAACACAGGTAGTAGCGGGAGCAGGACATCCTAAAGCTCCTCCGTCGATTGTTCTTAATTCTTTTTTAGACAATTTCTTCAGATTTTTCATAGTATTTTGTTTTAATTGGTGTGCCTACTCTATATGCTTTTCGGCTTTCGCATGTGATTTTCATTTGATTGTAAACAAATATATAAATATTTCACTATAAATAGAATATTAATGAAAATATTTTTGACTCTCTTAGTAAATACATAAAAAAACCTCAGCTACTGCCGAGGTTTAATTTTATAAAACGCTTAAGATTATGCGTTTGGTTCTACAGATACGAAAGATCTGTTGTTTGCTTTCTTTCTGAAAACTACTTTACCGTCTACTAGTGCAAACAAAGTGTGGTCTTTACCCATACCCACGTTTTCACCCGGGTGGTGCTGTGTACCTCTCTGTCTGATAATAATATTTCCGGCAATAGCTTCTTGACCTCCGAAAATCTTCACACCTAATCTTTTAGAGTGAGACTCTCTACCGTTCTTGGAACTACCGACTCCTTTCTTGTGTGCCATTTTATTACTGGATTATTTATTAAGTGCTTTAAATTGATCGATGTTCTTAATGATAGCAGCATCTACTTCTTCATGAGTAAGAACAGTCTTTTCTAATTCAACTTTAACTGCTTTACCTAAAGTAATTAAAGTTTCTCTGTTTTCTTTAGACTGAGAAAGGTTGTTTTTCTTTAAGTGATAGTTCAGTTCGTGATCTTCACCAAAGTTAACCGTTGCGTTGTCTGAAAGAACTTCAGCCTTCACCGTTTCTTTTTTAGCAGCCTTCTTAGAACCTCCATCAAAACCAGTGATACCAGTGATTTTAATTTGAGTTAAAGATTGTCTGTGACCGTTTTTCACCTGGTAACCTTTTCTTCTTTTCTTTTTGAAAACGATTACTTTATCAGCTTTTACGTGGTCAAGGATCTCTGCATCTACAGTGATTCCGCTTACAGCTGGGGCGCCTACAGTGATTGAACCGTTTACAGTAAGAAGAATTTTATCAAAAGAAACTTTGTCTCCTTTTTCTCCTTTCAAACGGTTTACAAACAACTTCTGGTCTTGCTCAACTTTGTATTGAAGCCCTGCTATTTCTACAATTGCAAACATTGTTTATAAATTTTTAGTTATTTCGAGGTGCAAATATATGAATAAAATTCTAAATAGCTTACAATCAGATCTGTATTTTTTTCAAAAAAACATACAAAATTTCATTTCACTATGTTTTGAATAATTTTTAACACTAAAGTGCTCATACTTATAATATAATTTTATACCTTCGTTATCACCAAAAAATATTTTATATGAAAAGAAACTTCAAATTCTGCCTTTTGGCAGGAGCCATTGCCGCATTCTCACTGTCTGCGTGCCGTGATGACAAAATGGAAGAATCCGTACTTCCGGAAGCCCAATCAGAAAGCGCTAAGATAGACCAGCCCGGAGATCTTGAAAAAATCTGTTCTTACGTAGATCAATACTGGAGCTCCACTGCCGTCCTGAAAACGGGTCTTCAAAACACCGCAGACACCAATTTCATGAACGCCCAGATGACTAAAATTGCCAGTCTGTGGGGAAGAAGCAATCCTACGCTTCGTTTTGTAGATGATCCCTCAAATTTCAATTCTACTTACAACGCAATTTCTTATTCTACAGGAAAAATTTACTATGGGTACGCCATCTACGCTGATGCAAAAAACAAAGGCGGAGATATCGTTAACGCCATGATCCTTGCCCATGAGTATGGCCACCAGCTTCAGTACATTTTTAATCTTCCTTCTGTAAATGAATCTACAGCCAGACCTAATGAACTGGAAGCAGACGGTTTTGCAGGCTACTACCTGAGAAGACCAAACGGCTATAACAAAACAAGCTTTGCAGAAATTGCCGCTGCTTATGAATTTGCACAAAGTATCGGAGATTACCAGACGACCAGCTCAAACCACCACGGAACACCTCCTCAGAGAAGATCCGCTGTACGTTTAGGCTTCCTTCTTGGACAGTATGATCTTAGTGCTTCCAGTTTTGACTACAACTTCTTCTATTATTACCAGGGCGTATTAAACGGAACTTATAAAATGGGTAAAAACTCAGCAAATCCGGAACTTGACGCTTATATGAGTCAATATATGGACGAGCTCAGAAAAATCCAGACCGGGGAAATCTCTGCGGAAGAATTCAAACATCTTAAATAAACATTCATTTTTAGCATATTTAATAAAGGAGGCAGGCAGCAATGTTCTGTCTCTTTTTATCTTATTTTGACAAATATCCCAAAGTTTATTTATTTTTGAACCATATCCTATATTCATGAATAGAGATCTCTATATTGATTTTGCCAAAGGAATGGCAACCCTTTCCATTATATTTATCCATACCGCTTTCTGGTCCGGCCAGTTTTATATTCCGGCAGAAGTACGGGTATTTTCCCTGGTATTTGACGTAGCCCTGTTCTATGCCCTCAGCGGAATCACTTCAGGTTCAAACGTTGAAAAAACATTCTACAGGTTACTGAAACTTCAGATCACCTATATGATCTTTGTGACCTTCCTGTTCTTCATGGATTATTTTTTCAAGGTATTCGGGCTCACATTTTTCTCTCTGGAATGGCTGCAAAGTTTTTATTCCACTTTCGGTTCAAAATATGCCACAACAGGCGTATCCGATATCCCGCAGTGGCAGAATCTGGGCAACTGGTACCTCCATCAGTATACCAACGCAGATACATTCCCAGTGGTTATGGGAAGTTTCTGGTACCTGAAGGTCTATTTCATCCTTGCCGTTTTTGGTGTGCTGATTTTAAGATTTTTCCCGAAACATGTCAATTGGTTTATCGCATTATGCTTTATTCTGACTTTAACATTCAATATTTTCCCGGAATATTATCCTGCCGGTCAGGTGGGTTATGTAGCTTTCTATCTCGCCGTTTTTTTGATTGCACACCAGATGCGTGGAAAAACCATCCCCGCAAAGATCATCCCTGTACTGTATGGATTAGTGGCTGCAGCGCTGATATGGATGTTCTGGTATTACGGAGGTGAGATCTTTTATAAGATCAACAAAAACAAATTCCCTCCAAGGATTCCATACATTATCTGGTCACTGTTCTCCCTCACTACCCTGTTTGTTCTTTACAACAGATTAAAGATTACGAAAGAGAATTTTGTGACCCACATCGGGAAAAATGCCATCTTTTTTTACTTCGCTCAGGGTTTAAGTTCTTCATTGGTCTATTTCATTGTGGTTCCTCTAAAGGAAAATATGCCTTGGTGGGTTCTGATGGTGATTATTTATATCATTAATGTTATCCTTGCATTCATCATTGCTGCCGGATTGAAAAAAGTGGATGATCTGGGTTGGAAAGTTTTGGAGTTTTTAAGAAAAAAAACGGCTATTTAATACTTGTAGGGCCATTTTGAAATAAAATAATCTTTATTCCCGCAATTTATTTAATTTTACAGAAAAATTCAAAGCATGTTTAAGTTGAAACTTCCTACCGACCCAAGGTGGGCGAATATTGCAGAGGAAAACATTGAAGAAATCTTAACGGACCATGCCTGGTGCGAGCAAAAAGCAGCAACCAACGCCATCGGTCTGATTACAATGCTTCCCGAATATTCGGAGATCGTAACGGAACTTCTCGCCATCGCGCAGGAAGAACTGGATCATTTCAACCAGGTGCACGAAATCATAAAAAAAAGAGGCTATACCTTCGGAAGAGCCCGGAAAGATGATTATGTGAATGAGCTTGCCAGATTTATCATCCAGGGAAGCCGTGAAGACTTAATTGTTGATAAAATGCTTTTTGCCGCAATGATTGAGGCCAGAAGCTGTGAAAGGTTTAAAGTACTGACCGAAAATATCAAAGATGAAGAGCTTAAAGCTTTTTACAAAGAACTGATGATCTCTGAAGCCAATCACTACACGACATTTATAGGATTTGCAAGACAGCTGGGCGACCCTGAAAAAGTGAACCAGCGCTGGGAGGCATGGCTCGAATATGAAGCCAATATTATTAAATCTTACGGAAACAAAGAATCCATTCACGGTTAAAATAAAAAAGTAAAAAATCCACGTTGAAAAAACCGACCTTCGAGAATATTGCCAATTTTTTTCTGAAAAATTTCTTTCAGGGACTTGTGATTATCGGTCCTATCGGGCTTACCATTTTTGTCATCTGGTATATCGTAAGCGCTATTGACAATATTATTCCTTCCGTGGCAAAGGAAATCCCGGGACTGGTTTTCGTTTCAACCATCCTGATCACAGCCATCCTTGGCTATCTGGGAAATAAATTCGTAGTGGGAAGGTTCTTTTTTGATACCATGGACAGCCTGCTGGAGAAAACTCCGGGAGTAAAACATATTTATACGCCTACAAAGGACGTTATGTCCTCATTTGTAGGCGACAAAAAGAAATTCAACGATCCTGTCTGGGTTAAAACCAATGAAAATCCGGAGATCTGGAGAATTGGTTTTTTAACGCAAAAAGAAATGTCGGATGTTGAAAAACACAATTACGTTGCGGTATATCTGCCCCATTCCTATGCCATCTCAGGATGGGTAATTGTGACTGAAGAAAAAAACATCAAGCCTGTAGTAGGCATGACTGCAGCTTCTGCCATGAAATTTGCAGTAAGCGGCGGTGTCGCAGGATTCCATTCGGACGACAATATTTTTAAAGCTCCGGAATAAATTTCGTCTTATCTCTCAACCGGCATTCTCGTGCTGTTTTTCCCTTTTTACATTTAAAGATTATGTTAACCAGAAAAATATTTTGGAAAAACCAACATATACTTTATTAATTTTACAAAATTCAGATAATTACAAAAAAATATGATCACTAATAATCCATTGTTACATTGCGATCCTGAAAAAGGAGTATGCGAAATCCTTGAGACACCAGATTCAGAAGCCTCTGCAGAACAATTGCAGAGTACAAAAGATAAAATCACCATTATTTATTATACAGATCCTATCTGCTCTTCCTGCTGGGGAATTGAGGCTCAACTGAGAAAAATGAAGTTGGAATACGGCAATGCAGTGGAACTGGATTACAGAATGGGAGGGCTTCTACCTTCCTGGGATATATACAATTCCGGCGGTATCAGCAAGCCCGGGGATGTGGCACACCATTGGGAAGAAGTCAGCCCGTATTACCGGATGCCTATCGAAGGCGGAGTATGGTTAAAGGACCCTCTGAACTCTTCCTATCCACCGTCAATTGCTTTTAAAGCTGCTCAGATGCAGGACAAAAAGAAGGCGGTAGACTATATGAGAATCACCCGTGAAATGGTTTTTCTTGATCAACTTAATATTACAAAGACTGAACATCTTGAAAACGCGGCTGAACTGGCCGGTTTAGATGTTACTCAATGGAA includes:
- a CDS encoding bacteriocin-like protein, with protein sequence MKNLKKLSKKELRTIDGGALGCPAPATTCVQWCTWTPQQRLMCRNMIMDPDPCDC
- a CDS encoding DsbA family protein encodes the protein MITNNPLLHCDPEKGVCEILETPDSEASAEQLQSTKDKITIIYYTDPICSSCWGIEAQLRKMKLEYGNAVELDYRMGGLLPSWDIYNSGGISKPGDVAHHWEEVSPYYRMPIEGGVWLKDPLNSSYPPSIAFKAAQMQDKKKAVDYMRITREMVFLDQLNITKTEHLENAAELAGLDVTQWKEDYESKAQIEFKKDLDLARQLGVRGFPTLIFTKDEEILDILYGFKPYADFERRITKISPEAKKQKYSTEPDQLFAVYPTLTTQEFAVLSNISFEKAFETLMELNAEDKISRKKYKNGDLWVSGTN
- a CDS encoding DUF502 domain-containing protein encodes the protein MKKPTFENIANFFLKNFFQGLVIIGPIGLTIFVIWYIVSAIDNIIPSVAKEIPGLVFVSTILITAILGYLGNKFVVGRFFFDTMDSLLEKTPGVKHIYTPTKDVMSSFVGDKKKFNDPVWVKTNENPEIWRIGFLTQKEMSDVEKHNYVAVYLPHSYAISGWVIVTEEKNIKPVVGMTAASAMKFAVSGGVAGFHSDDNIFKAPE
- the miaE gene encoding tRNA-(ms[2]io[6]A)-hydroxylase, whose protein sequence is MFKLKLPTDPRWANIAEENIEEILTDHAWCEQKAATNAIGLITMLPEYSEIVTELLAIAQEELDHFNQVHEIIKKRGYTFGRARKDDYVNELARFIIQGSREDLIVDKMLFAAMIEARSCERFKVLTENIKDEELKAFYKELMISEANHYTTFIGFARQLGDPEKVNQRWEAWLEYEANIIKSYGNKESIHG
- the rpmA gene encoding 50S ribosomal protein L27, with the translated sequence MAHKKGVGSSKNGRESHSKRLGVKIFGGQEAIAGNIIIRQRGTQHHPGENVGMGKDHTLFALVDGKVVFRKKANNRSFVSVEPNA
- a CDS encoding DUF5686 family protein, producing MMSNNNLKYYNLFFLLFISCLNYAQNTANGRIIDAKTNKEIQGVDIFINDNTEPTLKTSLGSFTVQSDTLIYKLKFSKKNYSTETLTITPENAGNIFVKLSQEKENTIAEIVIHNEKPKYKNKKENPAYAIMQEVWKRKRNNGLEKFDTYTYKEYEKIQFDANNLDSAFMSKKIFNKLDFIFDYADSTASGKIGLPIFLNESIYENYGENKPGKKTKRLLVAQKTSGFQDNQVITITAKNLYRDINIYDNTLNYFDIGFPSPVGSNGFSTYDYNLTDTISIHGENAYKIRYQPKRKEVLAFQGYLYIDTDSYAVLGATLKSTQKINVNFINSISTELEYDNPDENTFLPKKFITEIELTPFAKKRTSKSIIAKRTVDYSQYDFNKPLDDKVFTRRQEEYDDKFVDKDDAYWVKARPDTLSKSERGVYEMLDKLQQTPKFNRIVKIYETLASGYYNAFKGIDIGPIFSIYGKNEVEGDRIRLGARSYFGQNDPWRVQFYTAYGFKDQQVKYGAEARYMFNRVNRFMIGAGTKRDIEQLGVQLTTDDGIMARTFASSTLFARGENASLSSINKTNIFASIEPWKNFQVRVDGTLQSIKSANPEKFSLMYYRNGDLRKTLNDSHVTLSLIARPGAKFSQTGVDRYEHGTLAPTIILKYTRGIEGLFNGDFNYNRLQFMFYKPILIGSWGKTLVSFEAGKTFDTVPLALQNVVPGNQSYSLAQNTFAQLNYYEFVADTYSTLHLEHHFNGKILSFIPLIKKLKLREIAFIRSAYGTLSDASKAINVDGFKYSAPSEQIYFEYGFGIENIGIGNLRIFRVDFNWRGNYLDRPDISTFGVKAGFQVGF
- a CDS encoding ArsR/SmtB family transcription factor, yielding MELIMVFKALSNQTRINILIWLKEPRLHFPAEELEDYDPNLGVCVSDITKKAGLSPSTTSDYLSSLQKCGLIEATRAGQWTYYKRNEGAIDTLNQLIQKAF
- a CDS encoding neutral zinc metallopeptidase, which encodes MKRNFKFCLLAGAIAAFSLSACRDDKMEESVLPEAQSESAKIDQPGDLEKICSYVDQYWSSTAVLKTGLQNTADTNFMNAQMTKIASLWGRSNPTLRFVDDPSNFNSTYNAISYSTGKIYYGYAIYADAKNKGGDIVNAMILAHEYGHQLQYIFNLPSVNESTARPNELEADGFAGYYLRRPNGYNKTSFAEIAAAYEFAQSIGDYQTTSSNHHGTPPQRRSAVRLGFLLGQYDLSASSFDYNFFYYYQGVLNGTYKMGKNSANPELDAYMSQYMDELRKIQTGEISAEEFKHLK
- a CDS encoding zinc-binding dehydrogenase, encoding MKAIEIKNYGGLEVLQLTEAVVPSITDQSQVLVKVRATSVNPLDYQVRRGDYPAVFDLPVITGHDIAGEVIATGEAVKKWRPGDKVYYSPRFGSSGSYAEYHLTDESSLSRMPENLNYEEAAAIPLIGGTVWEMLVVRAKLKKGDTILIPGGAGGVGTLAIQVAKSLGAFVYTTAQSVLHDQLRDLGADVVIDHHNKNYMEEVLAHTKGRGVDVIIDTIGGSMLADGPLALASYGQIVTLVDIARPQNLIHAWERNATYHFVFTRQSRDELHHITELIEAGHIKPVIDSVYPIEAIRDAHHRMEDSKRERPLFGKIVLSL
- a CDS encoding acyltransferase family protein — encoded protein: MNRDLYIDFAKGMATLSIIFIHTAFWSGQFYIPAEVRVFSLVFDVALFYALSGITSGSNVEKTFYRLLKLQITYMIFVTFLFFMDYFFKVFGLTFFSLEWLQSFYSTFGSKYATTGVSDIPQWQNLGNWYLHQYTNADTFPVVMGSFWYLKVYFILAVFGVLILRFFPKHVNWFIALCFILTLTFNIFPEYYPAGQVGYVAFYLAVFLIAHQMRGKTIPAKIIPVLYGLVAAALIWMFWYYGGEIFYKINKNKFPPRIPYIIWSLFSLTTLFVLYNRLKITKENFVTHIGKNAIFFYFAQGLSSSLVYFIVVPLKENMPWWVLMVIIYIINVILAFIIAAGLKKVDDLGWKVLEFLRKKTAI
- the rplU gene encoding 50S ribosomal protein L21 — protein: MFAIVEIAGLQYKVEQDQKLFVNRLKGEKGDKVSFDKILLTVNGSITVGAPAVSGITVDAEILDHVKADKVIVFKKKRRKGYQVKNGHRQSLTQIKITGITGFDGGSKKAAKKETVKAEVLSDNATVNFGEDHELNYHLKKNNLSQSKENRETLITLGKAVKVELEKTVLTHEEVDAAIIKNIDQFKALNK